One genomic region from Rattus norvegicus strain BN/NHsdMcwi chromosome 10, GRCr8, whole genome shotgun sequence encodes:
- the Rdm1 gene encoding RAD52 motif-containing protein 1 isoform X1 produces the protein MAELISFVVPTQSDKVLLVWELSAGPPAEALSVRVLAEGEGAGITGAQEPRAPVEGGAQRTGSLRGTLSHRRLSGPKMFSQFGLLYSVRVFPNAAVAGPGFYAIVKFYSSRDAQRAQKACDGKPLFQTSPVKVRLGTRHKALQHQAFALNSSRCQELANYYFGFNGWSKRIVKLQELSGLEDAALAVPMQKRNPQFFCAVEVVLPAYGCTSPGVGISEEPLPQLEEGQPSFLTKRKTAQKLAFQAALSDAFQKLTIVVLESGRIAVEYRPTEEDLDARSEEELQNLIQVGCFPSSQSSQREEECLSDFSLEEEDLKLCGLH, from the exons ATGGCGGAGTTAATCTCTTTCGTAGTTCCCACCCAGAGCGACAAAGTTTTGTTGGTGTGGGAGTTGAGCGCTGGTCCCCCAGCCGAGGCCTTAAGTGTGAGGGTCCTCGCGgagggagagggggcagggatAACCGGGGCACAGGAGCCGCGGGCCCCTGTGGAGGGAGGGGCACAGAGGACCGGGAGCCTGCGGGGCACCCTTAGCCACCGGCGCTTGTCTGGTCCTAAGA TGTTCTCCCAGTTTGGCCTTCTGTATTCAGTCCGAGTCTTCCCGAATGCTGCAGTGGCCGGTCCTGGTTTCTACGCCATCGTCAAGTTTTACTCCTCGAGGGACGCACAGAGAGCCCAAAAGGCATGCGACGGAAAGCCCCTTTTTCAGACATCACCAGTGAAG GTTCGTCTTGGCACCAGACATAAGGCACTGCAACATCAGGCTTTTGCCTTGAATAGCTCACGGTGCCAGGAACTGGCAAATTACTACTTTGGCTTCAATGGATGGTCAAAAAGGATCGTCAAG CTGCAGGAGCTCTCTGGATTGGAGGATGCAGCTCTCGCTGTGCCCATGCAGAAGCGGAACCCCCAGTTCTTCTGTGCTGTAGAGGTGGTGCTGCCGGCCTACGGGTGCACGAGTCCTGGAGTTGGCATCTCTGAGGAGCCTCTGCCTCAGCTGGAGGAAG GGCAGCCATCGTTTCTTACGAAGAGGAAGACAGCGCAGAAGCTCGCCTTCCAGGCGGCTTTATCAGACGCCTTCCAGAAGCTGACCATCGTGGTTCTAG aAAGTGGCCGGATCGCGGTGGAGTACAGACCCACAGAAGAGGATCTCGATGCCAGAAGTGAAGAAGAACTGCAGAATTTAATCCAG GTGGGCTGCTTTCCCTCCAGTCAGTCCAGCCAAAGGGAAGAAGAATGTCTCTCGGACTTCAGCCTGGAGGAGGAAGACCTGAAGCTGTGTGGACTGCACTAG
- the Rdm1 gene encoding RAD52 motif-containing protein 1, giving the protein MAELISFVVPTQSDKVLLVWELSAGPPAEALSHSLFTVFSQFGLLYSVRVFPNAAVAGPGFYAIVKFYSSRDAQRAQKACDGKPLFQTSPVKVRLGTRHKALQHQAFALNSSRCQELANYYFGFNGWSKRIVKLQELSGLEDAALAVPMQKRNPQFFCAVEVVLPAYGCTSPGVGISEEPLPQLEEGQPSFLTKRKTAQKLAFQAALSDAFQKLTIVVLESGRIAVEYRPTEEDLDARSEEELQNLIQVGCFPSSQSSQREEECLSDFSLEEEDLKLCGLH; this is encoded by the exons ATGGCGGAGTTAATCTCTTTCGTAGTTCCCACCCAGAGCGACAAAGTTTTGTTGGTGTGGGAGTTGAGCGCTGGTCCCCCAGCCGAGGCCTTAAGT CATTCTCTGTTCACAGTGTTCTCCCAGTTTGGCCTTCTGTATTCAGTCCGAGTCTTCCCGAATGCTGCAGTGGCCGGTCCTGGTTTCTACGCCATCGTCAAGTTTTACTCCTCGAGGGACGCACAGAGAGCCCAAAAGGCATGCGACGGAAAGCCCCTTTTTCAGACATCACCAGTGAAG GTTCGTCTTGGCACCAGACATAAGGCACTGCAACATCAGGCTTTTGCCTTGAATAGCTCACGGTGCCAGGAACTGGCAAATTACTACTTTGGCTTCAATGGATGGTCAAAAAGGATCGTCAAG CTGCAGGAGCTCTCTGGATTGGAGGATGCAGCTCTCGCTGTGCCCATGCAGAAGCGGAACCCCCAGTTCTTCTGTGCTGTAGAGGTGGTGCTGCCGGCCTACGGGTGCACGAGTCCTGGAGTTGGCATCTCTGAGGAGCCTCTGCCTCAGCTGGAGGAAG GGCAGCCATCGTTTCTTACGAAGAGGAAGACAGCGCAGAAGCTCGCCTTCCAGGCGGCTTTATCAGACGCCTTCCAGAAGCTGACCATCGTGGTTCTAG aAAGTGGCCGGATCGCGGTGGAGTACAGACCCACAGAAGAGGATCTCGATGCCAGAAGTGAAGAAGAACTGCAGAATTTAATCCAG GTGGGCTGCTTTCCCTCCAGTCAGTCCAGCCAAAGGGAAGAAGAATGTCTCTCGGACTTCAGCCTGGAGGAGGAAGACCTGAAGCTGTGTGGACTGCACTAG